Proteins encoded together in one Impatiens glandulifera chromosome 1, dImpGla2.1, whole genome shotgun sequence window:
- the LOC124942994 gene encoding uncharacterized protein LOC124942994, which produces MTYKPETREHLCDVLIVKPLNEGSPIVDIDLVTMQPHVNDDKMVVSHEVMEGDDVGVEGQTTRSYTIHNMEPLNEHNPVVDPNVVLILPHEVDLKKKAIQEMAEEQSLNTEGGQSVGSSVLDSSSTLEENQVELPSQKRSFSCDYCNLSFSNFHALAGHQNAHRRERELIKKRKLSEMGRYNWSPPLAYPQYPYTHHHSPMFSSASNRSSPLRLRYTNRPSSSGLQMGPYTNGPPFNGSNNRYGSTFGSFSRTGSPIMPHNYVLPQPLYSGRFRSFGQFHANINIGGTGTGSGSGSGGGNNINVAPPFRFPGSSSNNGGGVSSYLSKPLDAGFLKLGNGPVEGDGGGELDLDLKL; this is translated from the coding sequence ATGACCTACAAGCCAGAAACAAGGGAACACTTATGCGATGTTTTGATCGTGAAACCCTTGAATGAGGGAAGTCCGATTGTTGACATTGATTTGGTGACAATGCAGCCCCATGTCAATGATGATAAGATGGTTGTCAGTCATGAAGTGATGGAGGGAGACGATGTTGGTGTGGAAGGTCAAACCACTAGATCTTATACGATTCATAACATGGAGCCCTTGAATGAACACAACCCGGTTGTTGACCCTAATGTGGTGCTAATATTGCCACATGAGGTTGATTTGAAGAAGAAAGCCATACAAGAAATGGCGGAAGAGCAGTCTTTGAACACGGAGGGTGGCCAAAGTGTTGGCTCTAGTGTGTTGGATTCCTCCTCAACCTTGGAGGAAAATCAGGTGGAGCTACCTTCTCAAAAAAGGTCTTTCTCTTGCGACTACTGTAATCTATCTTTCTCGAATTTCCATGCTTTGGCAGGGCACCAAAATGCCCATAGGCGTGAGCGTGAACTCATAAAAAAACGCAAGTTATCTGAGATGGGCAGGTATAATTGGTCCCCTCCTCTGGCATACCCTCAATACCCTTACACCCATCACCATTCACCAATGTTTTCTTCCGCATCAAACAGATCTTCTCCATTAAGGTTAAGATACACTAATAGGCCATCTTCTTCAGGTTTACAAATGGGCCCTTATACAAATGGGCCTCCATTTAATGGGTCAAACAATCGTTATGGATCCACTTTTGGGTCCTTTTCTAGAACAGGATCCCCAATCATGCCTCACAACTATGTGCTTCCACAGCCACTCTATTCAGGTAGGTTTAGGAGTTTTGGACAGTTTCATGCAAACATTAATATTGGTGGTACTGGTACTGGTAGTGGTAGTGGTAGTGGTGGAGGCAACAACATCAATGTTGCACCACCATTTAGGTTCCCGGGAAGTAGTAGTAACAATGGAGGAGGTGTGTCGAGCTATCTTTCAAAACCACTGGATGCAGGTTTTCTGAAACTTGGTAATGGACCTGTGGAAGGTGATGGTGGAGGTGAACTTGATTTGGATCTGAAACTTTGA